The stretch of DNA GGCGAGGACGGCGTTGCTGAGGATCTTGCCCAGCATCATCGGGGCGGTGGAGATGGGAGCGCTGTAGGCCAGAGAGTCGAAGCCGGTGGTGCGCTCGCGCTCCAGGGAGGCGGCGATGAAGAACATGAGCAGCGGGCAGAGCAGGAAGACCAGGGTGTTGGCGCTGTTCACCGCCAGCAGCCCCGGGGTCAGCAGCACCGAGGTCTGGAAGGCGCCCAGGGCCAGCAGGCTGCTGCCGAGGGTTTGGGTGACCACCAGGAAGCCGAAGAGGTAGACCCCCGGCTCCCGCAGCAGCGCACCGGTCTCGGTGCGCAGGGTTTGGCGCAGGGTGGCGAAGAAGCCTTGGGGGCGAGAGCTCATGGCCAGGGGAGCAGGCATCGAGGGGGTTGTGGAAGCGGGCTCGAGCGGCCTTGAGAGCAGCTCGTCCACCTGCTGCTGAGCCAGCTTGACCCGGGCACCGCCGCCGACGGTGTGGGCGAAGTGGCGGTGGGCGGCGGCGATGGCCAGCAGGCCCAGGGCCGCGAAGACCAGGCGCGAGAGGGCGAAGCCGGCATCCACGCCGATGGTGGCGGTGTTGTAAAAGTCGGCGCCGCGGTCGAGGGCGATCCAGGTTTGATCCAACCAGCGGAAGCCGGAGGGATCCACCAGCATCAGGGCGCGGTTGATGGTCGGGTCGAGCCAGGTGGGCTTCCAATTCCACAGGAAGAAGCCCATCACCAACATCAGGCCGATGGGGAAGAGGAAGACCCAGGCGGCCCGGCGGAAGCGTTCTCCCAGGTAGAAGGCGACGCCGCCGAAGAAGATCAGCGCCGGCAGCGCGAAGACGAACGCCGGCCGCAGATAGTTGAGGACCTCGAAGGGGCCGCGGATCTCCGCCGCCACCGGGCTCGGCCGCAGATGATTGAACAAAGCCATGAGCACCAGGTGCACGCCGAGGACGACGGTGAAGGTGGCGATGGCCGCCAGGGCTTTGCCCCAGATGTACTCACCGGCCCGCAGGGGGGTGGAATGGAGCACCTCCCCGACCTTGGCCTGGTCGTCGTCCAGCAGGCGCATGCCGGCGGCGACGGCGAGGAAGAAGAGATAGAGGGCGGAGACCATCATGGTGAGCACGAAGGCGGTGGTGAACTCGGAGGTGATCCAGGCCTTGGTGCCGCCGACGCTGGCGTCGCCGCTGGAAACCTGGACCCGGCCGGTGGACATGCCGAAGGAGAGGAGCCCCAACAGACCGATGAGGATCCACACCATGGGCCGGCGCAGAAGGAAGCTGAATTCGAGACGGAAGACCTCGAAGAAGCGGCGCAAGCTCATGAGCGCACCTCGGCGGGGACAGGTTCCTCCTCGGAGGCCGTCACCTCGGGATTCGAGACGGCGGTGGGCTCGCCCTTCGATGCTTCCTCGGCAGGGCCGCCAGCATCCCCGGGGACGCTCGGCAGGCGGCCGGCGGGATCCTGCATCAGCACCAGGTAGGCGTCCTCGAGGTTCGCCTGCACCGCGGAGAATCCCAGCGGGGCGACGCCGTCGGGCTGGAAGATGCGCACCTTGTGGCGGCCTTCGAAGAGGATGCTCTGGGTCACCTGGTAGCGCCGGTGGACCTCCTCCAGATCACCGCGGTCCACCATCGCTTCGAAGACCCGGCCGGCCACCGCCGCCCGCGCCTCCGCCGGGCGGGTGGAGGTGAGGAGCCGGCCCTTGCGGATCACCGCCAACTGCGGGCAGAGCACCGCCACGTCCTCCACGATGTGGGTGGAGAGGAGCACGATGCGGTCCTCCGCCAGCTCCGCCAGCAGCCGGTAGAAGCGCAGCCGCTCCTCCGGATCGAGGCCGGCGGTGGGCTCGTCGACGATGATCAGTCGCGGGTTGCCGGCGATGGCCTGGGCGATGCCGAGGCGTTGGCGCATGCCACCGGAGTAGGTGGAGACCTTGCGGCCGGCGGCGGCGGTGAGGTTGACCCGCTCCAGCAGGTCCGCCACCAGCTTCTTGCGATTGCCGTCCGCTGCCTCGATGCCCTTGAGCTCGAGGAGGTGGGCGAGCATCTTCTCGCCGCTGAGGTGGGGATAGAAACCGAAGTCCTGAGGCAGATAGCCGAGGCGCCGCCAGACCTTGGACGGATCATCCAGGATGTCCTCGCCGTCGAGACTGGCGCTACCGGAGGTGGGCTCCAAGAGCCCGGCGAGAATGCGCATGAGGGTGGTCTTGCCGGCACCGTTGGGCCCCAACAGCCCGAACATGCCGGTGGGAACGTCGAGGTGAATGCCCTGCAGGGCCGCCACCGGGCCGGGATAGATCTTGACAAGCTCGCGAATACTCAGCATGGGGTTCCTCCTTCTTGCCTAGCAGTACGACGGGGACGAGGTAAATGTGTCTCGAGAAGGCTCAATAGCGCTTTTGGATGTTGATCAGGAAGCCTCCGAGGTGGACAGCGCACCACAGGGCGAGGGCCCAGGCCCAGTGCTCCGGGTAGAAGAATTCGGCACCGAAGATCTGGTGGCCGGCGGCGCCGGTGAGGGCGTTGAAAGCGCTCAGGGGGCCGTCGAAGAAGGTCGCTTTGATGCTCGGCCAGGTCAAGAATCCCGGTCCCGTGACCAGCAGCAGCAGGACGGTGCCGCCGGCTTCGATGAGCCAATAAGTGGTCTTCGAGCGATCCTTGCGGGTGGCGTCGGCGCAGGTCAGCAGGAAGGCCAGGAACGGAGCCAGCCACAGATTGAGCCAGCCCAGGGGACCGAGAACGGAGAGCTGAGCCAGGTTCCCGGCCATCGCCGCTGCCAGCGCCGCCAGTCCCAGGACCAGGGAGGAGCTCGTCAGGGTGATGAGCAGGCCGGCGAGGAAGCGGGCGATGTCGAGGCGTTTGCGGTCCACCGGCAGGCTCCAGGCGTAGCGCTGCTGGTCGGGCCAGCCGAAGGGCACGAAGAGGCCCCACACCGAGGCCAGGCCGGCGCCGATGAGCACCGCCGCCACCGCTTCGCTGAGCCCGGTGTCGGAGATGTCGGAGAAGAACCAGCGGGTCTGCTCGCCATCGACCACGATGGTGACGCCGAGGAGAATGCCCACGGTGGCCAGGAGCAGCACCTGCAGCAGGATCAACCCAAAGATGATGGCCTTGGCGCGGTGGGCGTGCAGCAGATAGAGCACCACCTGACTCGCCACCAGCTGGCGCAGCGAAGGTACGGACGGTGGGTGGGGAGTGCTCATGACGATTCTCCTCGTGGGTGGGTGGTCTGGAGTCCGGAGCTCTCGAGGCCCAGCAAGATGCGGCAGGCCTGATCGAGGGTCGGACGGTCGAGGGAGCGCACGGTGGCGCCGGAGCCGGCGAGAGTGCGGCGCAAGGACTCGGCGTCGCCCCACAGGGTCCAGGCGACCTCTCGCCCCCGGCCTTCCCGGCGCAGCAGAGCGGTCTCGGTCTCCGCCGGCGGTTGCCAGCTTTCGGGGAGCTGGAGCCGGAAGGTGTGGAGGCGCTCCTCCAGCCGCTGCCTTTGGAGCTGGGCCAGCAGACGCCCACCCTGGAGCACTCCCAAGTGATCGGCGAGGCCTTCCACCTCGTAGGGCAGGTGGGTGGAGACCACCACCGTGGTGGGGTGCTCCGCCAGGTGCTCGGCGAGGAGTCCCAGGAAGCGGTCCCGAGCCAGGGGGTCGAGGCCGTCGGTGGGCTCGTCCAGGAGCAGCAGGGCCGGCCGGTGGGCCAGCGCCATCACCAGCTGCACCCGTCGCGCCTGACCCTTGGAAAGCTTGCCGAACTTCTGCTCCGTGGGAGCGTCCAGAGCCTGGATCAGGCGTTCCGCGTAGGCGGCATCCCAGGTTTCGAAGTGGCGGGCGTGAAAGCTCAGCAGCCGGGCCACCGGCAGCTTGGGATAGCCGAATTCCGGAGCGTCGGCGACATAGCCGATGAGGGACCGGGCCGCCGGGCCTTGCTCGGGGACGGGGAGGCCGCAGACCTGGCGGCTGCCGGAGTCCGGCGGCAGCAGATCCAAGAGACACCGGAGGGTCGTGGTCTTGCCGGCGCCGTTGGGCCCCACCAGCAGGTAAAAGGCTCCCTCGGGGACGCTGAGGTCGAGGCCATCGAGGGCGGTCTGGCGGCCGAACCGGCGGCTCAGGCCCCGGGTCTCGACGGCGAGGTCGCGGTCCGGGAAGGCATCGAGGAGGGCTTGGGCGATCATGTCGGGTCTCCTGGGTTGAAGTCTCGGGCTTCCTGTCGGATGGCCTCGATGAGCTCATCGGCGTTCAATCCGTGGCGGTGGGCGTCGAGGAGGGCGCGTCCGGCGACGGCGGAAAGAAGGCCGAGGCGGTGCTCTTCTTCCCGTTCTTCCTGCGCAGCGGCGAAGGTGCCTCGGCCGCGGCGCACGTAGACCACGCCCTCGCGCTCGAGCTCGCGGTAGGCCTGTTGCACGGTGTTGGGATTGATCCGCAGCTCGGCGGCGAGTTGGCGGACCGAGGGCAGCGGCTCGTCCGCCTGCAAGGTGCCCAGGACCAGCGCTCGACGGATCTCGTCCATGATCTGGAGATAGATGGGCCGGGCCTCGGCGGGATCGATGGTGATCAACATGGTGGATTTCTCATGGCTCTGGCTTCGTCACTCATTTCCTGTTCATCACTCTCTCCACTACCTACGATGGAAGTGTCTTGGTGTTTCAGTGTTCCGATCAACTAATACACTAGATCGACTCTTCACCGGAGTCAAGAAAGGCCATCGAGGAGGGCTGAAAGAGGGTGGGCGGTTGCCCGGTCTACGGAGCTAAGTGCCTGAAAAGAAGGGGACCAACATTTGGGTCCCCCCTGAGGGAGGGCGGTCGAAGATCAGCCGATATCCACCCGCCCGGCGCCGATTTGCACCAGCTTGGGCTCGTGGAAGCGGGTGTCGGTGGGGCCGTTCTCCAGCCGCAGGACGCCGCGGGGGCAGACGGCGGCGCAGATGCCGCAGCCGACGCAGGAGGCGCGGACGATGTTCTGGCCGCGCTGGGCGTACCAGCGGACGTCGATGCCCATCTCGCAGTAGGTGGAGCAATTGCCGCAGGAGATGCACTGGCCGCCGTTGGTGGTGATGCGGAAGCGCGACTTGAAGCGCTGGACGATGCCGAGAATCGCCGCCAGCGGGCAGCCGAAGCGGCACCAAACCCGGTTGCCCATGAGGGGGTAGAAGCCGGTGCCGACGACGCCGGCGAAGATCGAGCCGATGAGGAAGCCGTACCACTTCTGGAACTTCCAGGTGGCGTTGCCCAGCAAGGGGTCGCCGCCCTGGGCGGTGAAGAAGTTGGTCAGCACCACGCCGGTCATCACCACCGCCGCCACCAGCACGCCGTGCACCAGCCAGCGTTCCACTCGCCAGGCTTTGAGGCTTTTGTCGGAGAGGTGGCGGAACGGATCGCCGAGGGTCTCCGCCAGACCGC from Acidobacteriota bacterium encodes:
- a CDS encoding ABC transporter ATP-binding protein, whose amino-acid sequence is MLSIRELVKIYPGPVAALQGIHLDVPTGMFGLLGPNGAGKTTLMRILAGLLEPTSGSASLDGEDILDDPSKVWRRLGYLPQDFGFYPHLSGEKMLAHLLELKGIEAADGNRKKLVADLLERVNLTAAAGRKVSTYSGGMRQRLGIAQAIAGNPRLIIVDEPTAGLDPEERLRFYRLLAELAEDRIVLLSTHIVEDVAVLCPQLAVIRKGRLLTSTRPAEARAAVAGRVFEAMVDRGDLEEVHRRYQVTQSILFEGRHKVRIFQPDGVAPLGFSAVQANLEDAYLVLMQDPAGRLPSVPGDAGGPAEEASKGEPTAVSNPEVTASEEEPVPAEVRS
- a CDS encoding ABC transporter ATP-binding protein, whose amino-acid sequence is MIAQALLDAFPDRDLAVETRGLSRRFGRQTALDGLDLSVPEGAFYLLVGPNGAGKTTTLRCLLDLLPPDSGSRQVCGLPVPEQGPAARSLIGYVADAPEFGYPKLPVARLLSFHARHFETWDAAYAERLIQALDAPTEQKFGKLSKGQARRVQLVMALAHRPALLLLDEPTDGLDPLARDRFLGLLAEHLAEHPTTVVVSTHLPYEVEGLADHLGVLQGGRLLAQLQRQRLEERLHTFRLQLPESWQPPAETETALLRREGRGREVAWTLWGDAESLRRTLAGSGATVRSLDRPTLDQACRILLGLESSGLQTTHPRGESS
- a CDS encoding GntR family transcriptional regulator, yielding MLITIDPAEARPIYLQIMDEIRRALVLGTLQADEPLPSVRQLAAELRINPNTVQQAYRELEREGVVYVRRGRGTFAAAQEEREEEHRLGLLSAVAGRALLDAHRHGLNADELIEAIRQEARDFNPGDPT